A single Lusitaniella coriacea LEGE 07157 DNA region contains:
- the dndC gene encoding DNA phosphorothioation system sulfurtransferase DndC, whose amino-acid sequence MTSQLLVKNRTTTELVQDAKDLTQEIQKLYRFDEIPWVIGYSGGKDSTAVLQLVWNAIAELPPNQRTKKIDVITTDTLVENPIVSAWVRSSLKQIEKAAREQEMPIIPHLLQPEYTETFWVGLIGKGYPPPRGKFRWCTERLKINPSNRFIRNVIRNHGETVLVLGTRKAESSKRAYRMKQLETQRVRDRLSPNMNLPNSLVYTPIEDWRNDEVWLYLNQWQNPWGCSNKDLFTMYRGASTDNECPLVVDTSTPTCGNSRFGCWVCTLVSQDKSLTAMIQNDEQKDWLYPLLNLRADLDVEDSRDRRDFRRRNGSVQLYERNLDGKISVEPIPGPFTKKARENWLRKLLATQNQIRCNAPPEFKDITLIALEELSEIRRIWLEERHEFDDSLPKIYKEVTGETFEDSRPGAGDSLLGADEWSTLEELCGEDAMHLELMAKLIDTERQYYTKSRRSGILSDLEKCFDTSSRSRKEAIDNAHLKRDLKEAVGDGNVAAIKQLTIGNAQSQDEVTETEEKVTATELLTIENVQSQDEVPKMEEEEQENISSTELSGWGAFKYAAQSEATEEE is encoded by the coding sequence ATGACCTCTCAACTCTTAGTTAAAAATCGTACCACTACTGAATTAGTGCAAGATGCCAAAGATTTGACCCAGGAAATCCAGAAATTATATAGATTTGATGAAATTCCTTGGGTGATAGGGTATAGCGGAGGAAAAGACTCCACAGCAGTATTGCAATTAGTCTGGAACGCGATCGCGGAACTTCCACCAAATCAACGGACAAAAAAAATAGATGTTATCACTACTGACACACTGGTAGAAAATCCAATTGTTTCTGCTTGGGTTCGGAGTTCTCTGAAGCAAATAGAAAAAGCGGCTAGAGAGCAAGAAATGCCCATTATTCCTCATTTACTTCAACCTGAGTACACAGAAACATTTTGGGTTGGTTTAATTGGTAAGGGCTATCCACCACCGAGAGGTAAATTTCGCTGGTGTACTGAACGCTTAAAAATAAATCCATCAAACCGTTTTATTCGCAATGTAATTCGTAATCACGGTGAAACCGTCCTTGTTTTGGGAACTCGTAAAGCAGAAAGTTCAAAACGAGCTTACCGGATGAAACAGTTGGAAACACAGCGAGTACGAGATCGCCTCAGCCCTAATATGAATTTGCCCAATTCGCTTGTTTACACACCTATTGAAGATTGGCGAAATGATGAAGTGTGGCTTTATCTCAATCAATGGCAAAATCCTTGGGGATGTAGTAACAAAGATTTATTTACAATGTACCGTGGTGCGAGTACAGATAATGAATGTCCTCTAGTTGTTGATACAAGCACTCCTACCTGTGGTAATTCTCGTTTTGGTTGTTGGGTTTGCACCCTAGTCAGTCAAGATAAATCTCTTACCGCAATGATTCAAAATGATGAACAGAAAGATTGGTTATATCCGTTACTAAATCTCCGTGCTGATTTAGATGTTGAAGATAGCCGAGATCGTCGTGATTTTAGACGAAGGAATGGTTCTGTTCAACTTTACGAACGTAACTTAGATGGAAAAATTTCTGTTGAACCTATACCGGGCCCATTTACAAAAAAAGCGAGAGAAAATTGGCTAAGAAAACTTCTAGCAACTCAAAACCAAATTCGTTGCAATGCTCCTCCAGAATTCAAAGATATTACCCTAATCGCCCTCGAAGAACTTAGTGAAATTCGTCGTATTTGGTTGGAGGAAAGACACGAATTCGATGACAGTTTGCCGAAGATTTATAAAGAGGTGACTGGCGAAACTTTTGAGGATTCTCGTCCCGGCGCGGGAGACAGTTTGCTGGGTGCGGATGAATGGAGTACCCTTGAAGAACTTTGTGGCGAAGATGCGATGCACTTGGAGTTGATGGCAAAACTCATCGACACCGAACGGCAATACTACACAAAATCAAGGCGTAGTGGAATTTTAAGCGATCTTGAAAAGTGTTTTGATACCAGTTCTCGTTCTCGGAAAGAGGCGATTGACAACGCACATCTCAAGCGTGATTTAAAGGAAGCGGTAGGTGATGGGAATGTCGCTGCTATTAAACAGTTGACGATTGGCAATGCTCAATCCCAGGATGAAGTGACAGAAACTGAAGAGAAAGTTACCGCAACGGAACTCTTGACGATTGAGAATGTTCAATCTCAGGATGAAGTGCCAAAAATGGAAGAGGAAGAACAAGAGAACATTTCTTCAACTGAACTTTCTGGATGGGGTGCATTTAAATATGCCGCACAATCGGAGGCGACGGAGGAGGAGTAA